GGAGTTTGTCGTTAGATGCGTTTAGAAGCAAATCAAACAATTCGGGCCGCTTCAGTAGGCGGCATGGGTGACAGGAGGAGGCCGTCATGGCCAGCTTGACAGCCGCCCAACGACTAGCGGAAGTGCAGCTTGCCATGAGGTTTCCCTGTCGCCCTGTCAAGTCTTACACCAAGCTCCAATCTGAATATGTAGTAACGTTTCCTTTATGCGAGCAGCATGCTTGGAGAGTCATGAGGTACACATTGTATAGCATAGGATTAAGAAAAGGTATAAGCTTCAGTTCAAGAAGTTTAAGAAATTTGTGCTTCATACTTGAAATAATGTACTTCCGGGCATATATTGTCTGTTTTACTACTGATTGAGTACTACTGATGTCTGTTTTACTACTGATTGAGTACTACTGATGTCTGTTTTACCTGGAAGACATATATTGTCTGGAATCTGGATTGAGACTCATTGAGATTGGTGACAATTGTCATTAGTTTTGTTAATAGACAGGAGGTTTCTGTCAGCCCCCGCGCCGCCTCCTCTGAGGCGACTCGGGGACAAACCCTAATCGCCCCGACCCGCTCCTCCCTGTGCGTcccccctctccgccgccgcccgaggtaCTCACCGGCGCCGCCACGTGGTActggtgaaggtggcggcggggatccaGGCGTCTCCTCCTTGGGCGGGGAGCCTCGGATCCATGGCGGCGGCCCTGGCTGGTGGCACGCGGCGCAGCCTGGCGGCGCCGGGCCACTTCCCTGGCCATGTGGATGGCGGGGAGGTGGTGGGCTTCGGCTGCGGCGGTGGTTCCTCGCTAGATGTTGGTGGCCATGGTGATGTTCGTCCTCGACCCCGATCTACTCCGATCTGCAGCGGATCCGGCCCTTGGTGGCTTTGGTCACCGTTCTTGGGTGCTGGCCTTGCAGATCCGGTGGTTGGAAGGGTTCCGGGGGAATCTCTTGGCCGGCGTGGAGGCCACTCCGATGGCAGTGCCTTTGGGTgttgcttcccttgttggaggcttCGGAGAGGACCTCCTTCCTTCCACCCCTCCCAGGAGCTCAGGTGAAAACCTCAGACCCCCCTGTTCCAAGCGACGACGACACCACGGTGGCGtgctccttcctgaaggcgttgctcggGGGCTGCTCAAGCGGCGGTGGAAGTGGTGGCGGTTTAGTGTCGACACATGCATTCTGGTCGGCTTCATCTTGGAGGCTGCGGCGACGTAGGCGACACTCGTCTGGTGGAGCTACTGCCGATGGTCGAGGCATCGCCGACAGTCTGCGCCATCAGGCTCGGGGTGCTCAGGGGGAAACCCcagatctgggtcttccggatcggatgatgatggcgttctatcgctttcccttctgggggcatcgttttggagcaagtgctggctggagggatggtggagcgatacttcatctcacacattgatggcggcggagatcgatggcatggcgctgtggagactcggcgtTCGATGTGCGGAGATgggctcgcgcaggaggaggttgctgtctggcgtcatggtgacgtcgatggcagagtggccagacaaggtagaagcctcaatatgatccgaagacctgtggaagatggcggcgatgacacacgagtgcgtctgaccggattgtgccccagacccggtatgtggctcggttggggcttccgaatgagtttcggcttccggcttttgatgttaggcttaggtgagtggtttgggtagtgtcccagctagcaccccttcatcatattggataggagtagcggcatatgttgccaagatgacgGATTCAGGCACATTGTTGTAATATTTTGtacggtcctcgagaataatcaataaagtgaccgtatgcatctcccaaatacagaggccgggggtcatcctccttttctaaaaaaatctggATTGAGACTCATGGACGAAGACAACAACAACTTGGACCGTAGCACTGACCGGGCACTCCAAGTTGGCACCAGAAACTTCCTAATGAGATATCCATGGTTCAGTATATACGGTTAATGAATAGTATAAGCATCAGCTCAAGAATTGGTCATGCCACCTACTGTAAAAAAATGTTTTTCATTCTTGAAATAATGTAGTACTCTACTGTTTTAGCTCCATGAAATATACAAGTCTGGAGTCTGGACTGAGACTCGTGGATGAAGACAGCAAGGACTTTCAGCGTAGCACTAACCCTGCTGCACCCTCAAAGGAAAATTACTACAGATTCAGATTGGAGAGGGCGACAGGGGAAACCTCACGGTAAGAGGCTGCCTTGTTAGTCGAGTCTCGGACGCCGTCGCACTGACGCCAATGGCCTCTTCTAGGCGCCGTCGCCTGAAGGTGCCCTCTTAAGTCTTGTACAATGGGAGATGTttagagagatgcttagaaaaataaatcggATTTTTCTGAAGCATCGGTGCCTATTTTTACAGGAGAGACGCTTAATTAAGCATCTATTTTGtataaataagcaccggtgcttaagaaaagtttggtttatttttctaagcaccttcgctaattaagcacctcccattgtataaGGCCTTATCTCTCTGCATGCTTCTCCATGACTTTTGCAATGGTGAGAAAAAGACTTGTGTGCATCTGAAATTTGCGGTGAAAATACTTCTCCGGATAGATTTGATTAGGGTCGAAATAATCTCTCATAATCTTGGCATAGCCCTCCGCTCTATTATGGTTTGAGTTGCATGCGGCCGAACTGCGATCCTCTCCTCGATCGCCAAATATCATCGTTGAAGATCATCCCAACGACCATTTTGAAGTCaacgtcatcttcttcctcctccggtgACGAAGAGTCCTAGAAGATCATCTCTCTCAGCCTCTTCATCTTCAAACTAAATGACCAGTTGAATtcaactaaaaaaagaaaaaacaagacAAAAAAGCTAAAAAAAACTCACCTAGGAAAACTGTCGAAATACTTGCAAGGCGGCGGAAGTGTAACGGCCGGCCGATGATGTTGAGCCAATACTAGCGGTCGGCAAAGCATGGAGATGACCGGCAAAGCACGACAAGGTGCCGGTGCGGCTACGAGGAAGAAGATCCAAGGCGCTTTCCAGCGACGGGGTCGATGCGGCGGCAATAGTGTTTTAGCTCGACTCTGGCAATGGCGACCGGCTCGGACTCAAGCAAAAGGGCGGCGAGGGCGAAGAGAAGCGGTGAAGGTGGTGGGTAGTCGCCGGCAGTGGGGGTGGAGGCGTAGAAACGAGGCTGCAACTTTTACTCGGCCGGGTGGAAGCCGGGTATATTTAGGAGCCGCGGTGCCgaggagtaaaaaaattactcACCTAACGGTTTCAAGAGTTCGCCTACGTGCCGGTTATAGGCGATCGGCTAGAATTGCTCTAAGACCCCTACGCAGTTGTTATCAACCTCTAGTCAGTGTAGCAAGTTCCAATGATGAGCCACCACACATGGCCCGTCATCAGATCTATTCACCAGTTAACCGTTAACAGCATATCTGGTGATTGGTGAAAGAATCAGGCACATATGGCATTCTACAGAGAACATTCAGGACAACATCTGCTCCATAACACAGGTTTAATAACATCAACAAGATCCATTGTTTTATGAGAATGCCTCGTCCCGAGCTTTATTGAATATCAGAGAGAGATATCGGTCAACACTGAAAGCAAAATAAATCTAGGAGGGTCACCATCGCAATTAAAACTAGACTTGTAATCAAAAGCATATTTATTAAGTGTGCGCCAAACGATTTGCATCCCTGGGCCAGTGTTTGAAGGAGATAGCACCTATCAAATTAGCACACTGGAAACAGCCGACCAAGATCGCCGCGTAGGGCTCTCCAGGAGTTTGAGACCTCTCTGGAGTGCAATGACTTCTACATCGCTGCATGGAAAAGAAGGTAAACCTGAACAAGGTCCAAATGCGCCTGTCAGGCCATTCAAAAGATTTAAGCAATCGTTTCTCCTGCTAACAGTAACATAGAGTAATACCAGTTTTTCACTTAAATATACAATTGTTAACCTAGCCCCAAAGAAGTACTTGTTAACTAGCCAGTACTTCGTATCTAAATTATAGCGTCAATATCCTGAGAACTATAATCAGGATAGATTATTCACTCTGCATAACACTGCATCAATGGCAAAATCGGTCCGATTTCGAGCCAGGCCCACAGGAAGAGAAGGAAGAATTAATTCAGCGAATGCCACGATAACAGCAGTACATTGCAAGAAACTGTTTTTGGCATTTTATACTTGAATACTTCAGAAGAAAGATTATTTACATCATCATATAAATAAATGTCCGAGTGAAATAAGGATatacaaaaacacatctaacctgTAGCTGAAATGCTTAATTACACTCTAAAGGATGACAAGGTTCATGAACTTCCTCTTTGCAAAAGCCAACCACCATTTGTTTGGAGTGCCATTAGCTCTGTATGCACAGTTGAGCAGCCTCCCGCTTGTTTCCTCCCTTATCTGCTTCAGATAGTTCCTCAACAATTCTGCATTAGAGCGGAGAAATGCTTAATTGAGGATCACAATCCATGGGAGTAAGACTATTCTTCGGTTAGATTTGGTGTCTACCAATTTATAGCTGAATTATCCTACGGCTTTATTAAAATACTACTGCTTGTTTCTCTCAAGAAGTAAATCACGTGAAATACCAAGCAAATAACTTATTACTTCTACAGAAAAGAGTTAGCTTAGTTGCTAACTTGCTATCAATAAAGCACATGCACGTGCAAATATGCATTGAATTTGATGAGAGCTATATACCTGCTTCTTCCTGGGATTCGGGAAGAGTGAAAAGTCCAGGGAAAGGAAACCCCGGTTCCCCGGGCACAGGAACAGTTTCCAACCCCAGGTTAATGATTGCCTTAGTTCCAACAGCCAGTGTCCGGCAGCTTTCTAGTCTTTTCAAGGCAATATTGATGTAAGATGTCAGATAGATAAGCAACTTGTCTGCTGGGCTTTTGACATGGAAGTTTTTGAAGAAAACATTTGCTCGGAAGAAAGTTATCGCTTCATCGACTATATCCGCTTTATCTGTAATAGCATCAACATTAGTTAGCAGTTTGGCATGGTCATGCAGCAATGGAAGTACACCATTAAGTGTGTCTGATGTTGTACCGGTACCTGAATCTGAGGCTGGGGCTGGGCCCTTGATATGAGTTTTCAGTGGAAGCAAAGGACACCCACAGGCTTTTGTGATCCCATCATCATCAGTGAAACTAGAGTGATAAACCTGTCCTCAAGGCAGAAACGTATATGGTGCTCACATATCGCTAGTTAACGTCAACCATGATCAAACTAGAACTAACAAAACTAGTATGTGAAACTAAAGCAAGCGATGGGCACATTTGATAGTTGTTTGCTACCATTCATATTACCTTCATCAAACCCCTAAACCCATGAAAGGTATTCCTAAAGGTGTAACTCTAATTGAAGTACTTTGACCCCACAAAATTTATGTCACCGTACTACCTTTTGTCCTGTTTGGAATACCTTGTTGACTTTTATAAGCAGAAGGCACCATACAACTATATGGCTTGTATGTTTGACGTGCAAATGGAAGTGTCATATAGCTTCGTCATTTGATTTGGAAATAAATCAAGTGCTATAGTTGTACTTCAATACTGAGAAAGGGTTTCCATTTGTATGACAATCAAGACTGGAGTTCTATATTTTTAGGCTTAACGTTTTGCTTCATTTCAGAAAAGTATTGTCATCTCAAGTACTGATGGCGTCAAACTAGAATTTTCTAGCTGTTGGGCTCTACTTCAACATAAGCTTCCAGGACCTTCCCAAACTTGCTCTGGTAAGTAACCACAAAATATGAACAGGGATTTTGTGATGGCTGATGAGGCATTGAGGTGCACCACATTGGTTAGTGATAGTATCGCCTTCAGTAATGAAAAACAGAGCATTCAAAATGGCACCAATCTTTAAGCGCCAACTTCTCCAACATTAAACATTCAAAATGGAACCTAATCAGACTCAGTGTCTGCCCAAATTCGGCAACAATGACGTCCAGTGAATGACAAGGTCTGGACGAAGGAGAGGGCAAGTAACTTACCATGGCTATGGAGGACCGCCAGGTACAGTGCACCGCACACAAACAGGGATCTCCACCTGTGTAGATCTGCTGTATCTGGTAGCGAGGGGCTGGAATGGAGGCCGGTCGCCGGAGAAGGAGGTTCACCCTAGCCTAGTACAACCGTGGAATCTAAAACAAATAATAAGGGGACTGAATACTGGACTAGTTTTTCAGCAGACTGCATACAGAAGCAGGAGTTGTAACAAAGCACTTACAGAAGCAGACTGGCTCTGAATAGTTTCCTCAGAAGCTGGTTAATGGCCCCTACCGGCAGCAAGCTATTCAGGACTCTGCATCAAGATAGAAGCTACGTATGTtataggaaaacaagttggagttGTGTGATGATAAGAAGAAAAGCAGCAGATAACAAAGGCAAACTTGCCGGTGATAAACTGAATAACTGCAATTGCATTCACATCATCCAAGACAATCATACTGGAGGGGATCGAAATGAAATCAAGCTACAAGCCCAATATTCACCAGGATTTGTTGTGAAATGTTTTTTCCTCACGACGTCAAGCCCAAACCTCAAAGCAAAATTCGGAGCAGTTACATCATCAGATTAAAAACTAACGGATTCCCTAAAGGGCTCATTTGGCTGCAGGGGCAACGCATAGGAAGCGGTCGTCTTATGGACTCCCGGATCCACCAGCGGCAACCAAATCGAATCCCAGAGACGATGGGAATGGGATGGGATCGAATTGGACGGAGCAATGGGCAGGGACGGGTAGATCTGGACGTGAGGTCGCAACGTCTCGCCGGCTATGGGGATGGACGGGACGGAGGGTGATGGGGGGAAGGAAGGAGGTTGCGAGGTGAGGCTCCTCACCGGAGACGGCGAGCGGCGGGGTCGCTGCTGGTGCCAGGAGATGAGGCAGGCGGCGTCGCTCGTCG
The sequence above is drawn from the Triticum aestivum cultivar Chinese Spring chromosome 7A, IWGSC CS RefSeq v2.1, whole genome shotgun sequence genome and encodes:
- the LOC123149271 gene encoding actin-related protein 2/3 complex subunit 3 is translated as MVYHSSFTDDDGITKACGCPLLPLKTHIKGPAPASDSDKADIVDEAITFFRANVFFKNFHVKSPADKLLIYLTSYINIALKRLESCRTLAVGTKAIINLGLETVPVPGEPGFPFPGLFTLPESQEEAELLRNYLKQIREETSGRLLNCAYRANGTPNKWWLAFAKRKFMNLVIL